From Cannabis sativa cultivar Pink pepper isolate KNU-18-1 chromosome 8, ASM2916894v1, whole genome shotgun sequence, a single genomic window includes:
- the LOC115701457 gene encoding protein trichome birefringence-like 19: MAHFLKYSNPFGKTNLLPQKQYLSSTFRFLSLALTITLLCLLSPQLFSFFSSSSSSLPWLKSHMFSFSSFRNKCSIFRGNWVYNPDKRPFYTNFTCPEIYDQQNCMKFGRPDSEFLKWSWKPAGSTCDDLPSFDAAQFLELVKGKSIAFVGDSVARNQMQSLLCLLATVEYPTNVSYKSTDTKFRRWLYPNYNFTLASFWSPYLVKAHEADPNGTVHKKLMDLYLDQVDNAWTAHMESFDYVIISAARWFFGPEIYHENGVVVGCNYCLKNDIKNLTMAYGYKRAFRTAFKALLGLEKFKGEVILRTLSPAHFENGEWNKGGECKRTEPVLRSEMKLSWFEKELYLGQIEELRVVESEGKKKGVRFRVMDVTEAMVARPDGHPNHFGHWPHENVTIADCVHWCLPGPIDTWNEFLFQMLKA, translated from the exons ATGGCCCATTTCCTGAAATATTCTAATCCCTTTGGTAAGACAAATCTGCTACCACAAAAACAGTACTTGAGTTCAACCTTTCGATTTCTTTCACTTGCACTTACCATAACACTACTCTGCCTATTATCACCTCAATTGTTCAGTTTCttctcttcatcatcatcatcacttcCATGGCTCAAATCTCACATGTTCAGCTTTAGTAGTTTTCGAAACAAGTGCAGCATTTTTAGAGGAAATTGGGTTTATAATCCTGACAAGAGGCCTTTCTACACTAACTTCACTTGCCCTGAGATCTATGATCAGCAGAATTGTATGAAGTTTGGAAGACCAGATTCTGAGTTCTTGAAATGGAGTTGGAAACCAGCAGGTTCTACTTGTGATGATCTTCCTAGTTTTGATGCTGCTCAGTTCTTGGAGCTTGTTAAAGGCAAGTCAATTGCCTTTGTAGGAGACTCTGTGGCCAGAAATCAAATGCAGTCATTGTTGTGCCTCTTAGCCACA GTAGAATATCCAACAAATGTGTCGTATAAGAGTACAGATACAAAGTTCAGACGTTGGCTGTACCCAAATTATAATTTCACACTAGCGTCGTTTTGGTCACCTTATTTGGTCAAAGCCCATGAAGCTGACCCAAATGGCACAGTCCACAAAAAGCTGATGGACCTTTATTTAGACCAAGTTGATAATGCATGGACGGCTCACATGGAGTCATTTGATTACGTTATAATCTCAGCCGCACGATGGTTCTTTGGTCCCGAAATATACCACGAGAATGGTGTTGTCGTTGGGTGTAATTATTGCCTGAAAAACGACATCAAAAACCTGACAATGGCTTATGGCTACAAAAGGGCTTTTAGGACAGCCTTCAAGGCTCTTTTGGGGCTTGAAAAGTTTAAAGGAGAGGTAATTCTGAGGACCCTTTCACCTGCTCATTTTGAGAATGGTGAGTGGAATAAAGGTGGGGAGTGTAAGAGAACAGAGCCGGTTTTGAGGTCAGAAATGAAGCTGAGTTGGTTTGAGAAAGAGCTGTATTTGGGTCAGATTGAAGAGCTGAGAGTAGTTGAAAGTGAAGGTAAGAAAAAGGGTGTGAGGTTTAGGGTTATGGATGTAACTGAAGCCATGGTAGCAAGACCTGATGGGCATCCAAACCATTTTGGGCACTGGCCACATGAAAATGTCACTATTGCTGATTGTGTTCATTGGTGTTTGCCTGGGCCCATTGATACTTGGAATGAGTTTTTGTTTCAAATGTTAAAAGCATGA
- the LOC115698638 gene encoding protein trichome birefringence-like 19: MKHNQANNDHHHHQYYYGLIYKQFCTKKVGLLALIFLVILTTVPIYHPCIKYSSFFSTTSSSSLLAGGVDDDLDDIKIESSSTHKCDIFSGEWVPNPEAPYYTNDTCWAIHEHQNCMKYGRPDSEFMKWKWKPDACNLPVFNPAQFLELVRDKSLAFVGDSVARNQMQSLICLLSRVEYPIDESYTSNEQYKRWKYTTYNFTLATYWTPHLVKAQKTETEGPTKTGLFNLYLDELDEAWTAQMEDFDYIILSGGQWFYTPMVFYENHKIIGCHFCQLPNVTNLGMYYGYRRAMRTALKAINGLKNYKGVTYLRTFAPSHFEGGLWNQGGNCVRTVPFKNNETVLEGPSMEFYMIQVEEFRNAEREGRKRGLKFRMLDTTQAMLLRPDGHPSKYGHSANVTMYNDCVHWCLPGPIDTWNDFLLEMIKTERLRSADENLRFSDRKLLVR, encoded by the exons atgaAGCACAATCAAGCTAATAacgatcatcatcatcatcagtacTACTACGGATTAATATACAAGCAGTTTTGTACAAAAAAAGTGGGTCTCTTAGCACTAATCTTCCTAGTTATCCTTACCACAGTCCCAATCTACCACCCTTGTATAAAATACTCCTCATTTTTCTCTACAACTTCTTCTTCCTCGTTATTGGCCGGTGGTGTTGATGATGATTTGGATGATATTAAAATAGAGTCGTCGTCCACTCACAAGTGTGACATTTTTTCCGGGGAATGGGTTCCCAACCCGGAAGCCCCTTACTACACAAATGACACGTGTTGGGCCATACACGAGCACCAGAACTGCATGAAATATGGCCGACCCGACTCCGAATTCATGAAATGGAAATGGAAACCCGACGCCTGTAACTTGCCCGTTTTCAACCCGGCTCAGTTCTTGGAATTAGTTAGAGATAAATCCTTGGCTTTTGTGGGTGACTCTGTCGCTAGAAACCAAATGCAATCTCTCATATGTCTACTTTCAAGG gTTGAATATCCAATTGATGAGTCATACACTTCAAACGAACAATACAAACGGTGGAAGTACACAACTTACAACTTCACTCTAGCCACATATTGGACCCCTCATTTGGTAAAAGCCCAAAAAACAGAGACAGAAGGCCCAACTAAAACGGGCCTATTCAATCTCTATTTGGATGAGTTGGACGAGGCATGGACGGCCCAAATGGAGGACTTTGACTACATTATACTCTCAGGAGGCCAATGGTTTTATACACCCATGGTCTTCTACGAGAACCACAAAATTATAGGCTGCCACTTCTGCCAATTACCAAATGTGACCAATTTGGGTATGTACTATGGGTATAGGAGAGCCATGAGGACAGCCTTGAAAGCCATCAATGGGTTGAAAAACTACAAGGGTGTTACTTATCTTAGGACTTTTGCACCATCCCATTTTGAAGGTGGGCTATGGAACCAAGGAGGGAATTGTGTGAGAACGGTGCCGTTTAAGAATAATGAGACCGTTTTGGAGGGCCCAAGTATGGAGTTTTATATGATCCAAGTGGAGGAGTTTAGAAATGCTGAAAGAGAAGGAAGAAAAAGAGGGTTGAAGTTTAGGATGCTTGATACAACTCAAGCCATGTTGTTGAGGCCAGATGGTCACCCTAGTAAATATGGTCATTCGGCCAATGTGACTATGTATAATGATTGTGTTCATTGGTGTTTGCCTGGGCCTATTGACACGTGGAACGATTTCTTGCTAGAGATGATCAAGACTGAACGGTTGAGATCTGCTGATGAGAATCTTCGATTTTCTGATAGAAAATTGCTAGTGCGATAG
- the LOC115698637 gene encoding protein trichome birefringence-like 19: MKNIQDHQFPNGIIKYYKFNTKKLVLLSFIFLIILTIVPVYHPSINYSSFFFSTSNNNNVDNNNYSSSSSPSSSPSEKNVDIRIQSSSTHKCDIFSGEWVPNPEAPYYTNDTCWAIHEHQNCMKYGRPDSEFMKWKWKPDGCDLPVFNPAQFLELVRDKSLAFVGDSVARNQMQSLICLLSRVEYPIDESFTKDEQFKRWKYTTYNFTLATFWTPHLVKGQESDPNGPTKTGLFSLYLDELDETWTTQVEDFDYIILSGGHWFMRPMVFYENHKIVGCHFCQLPNVTDLGMYYGYRRAMRTAMKAINGLKNYKGVTYLRTFAPSHFEGGLWNQGGNCVRTAPFRSNETLLEGPNMEFYMTQVEEFRNAEKEARKRGLKFRLLDTTQAMLLRPDGHPSRFGHWPNENVTLYNDCVHWCLPGPIDTWNDFLLEMIKTERLRSAAESLQFSDRKLLVR, from the exons ATGAAGAACATTCAAGATCATCAGTTTCCCAATGGAATCATCAAATATTACAAGTTTAACACCAAAAAACTCGTCCTCTTATCATTTATCTTCCTAATTATCCTTACCATCGTCCCTGTATACCACCCTTCTATAAATTACTCATCTTTTTTCTTCAGtactagtaataataataacgttgataataataattattcgtCCTCGTCGTCGCCGTCGTCGTCTCCGTCGGAGAAAAATGTTGATATTAGAATACAGTCGTCGTCGACGCACAAGTGTGACATATTTTCCGGGGAATGGGTTCCGAACCCGGAGGCTCCGTACTACACGAACGACACGTGTTGGGCCATACACGAGCACCAAAACTGCATGAAATACGGGCGACCCGACTCCGAATTCATGAAGTGGAAGTGGAAACCCGACGGGTGTGACTTGCCCGTTTTCAACCCGGCTCAGTTCTTGGAATTAGTTAGAGATAAATCCTTGGCTTTTGTGGGTGACTCTGTGGCCAGAAACCAAATGCAATCTCTCATTTGCCTACTTTCAAGG GTTGAATATCCAATTGACGAGTCATTTACCAAAGACGAACAATTCAAACGATGGAAGTACACAACCTACAATTTCACCTTAGCCACATTCTGGACACCCCATTTGGTAAAAGGccaagaatcagacccaaacggCCCAACCAAAACGGGCTTGTTCAGTCTCTACTTGGACGAGTTGGACGAGACATGGACGACCCAAGTTGAGGATTTCGACTATATCATACTCTCAGGGGGCCATTGGTTTATGAGGCCCATGGTCTTCTACGAGAACCATAAGATAGTTGGCTGCCACTTCTGCCAACTACCAAATGTGACCGATTTGGGTATGTACTATGGGTATAGGAGAGCCATGAGGACAGCTATGAAAGCCATTAATGGGTTAAAAAACTACAAGGGTGTTACTTACCTTAGGACTTTTGCACCATCCCATTTTGAAGGTGGGTTATGGAACCAAGGAGGGAATTGTGTGAGAACGGCGCCGTTTAGGAGCAATGAGACCCTTTTGGAGGGTCCAAATATGGAGTTTTATATGACCCAAGTGGAGGAGTTTAGGAATGCTGAGAAGGAAGCAAGGAAAAGAGGGTTGAAGTTTAGATTGCTTGATACAACTCAAGCCATGTTGTTGAGGCCAGATGGTCACCCTAGTAGATTTGGTCATTGGCCCAATGAGAATGTGACTTTGTATAATGATTGTGTTCATTGGTGTTTGCCTGGACCTATTGACACGTGGAATGATTTCTTGCTCGAGATGATCAAGACTGAACGGTTGAGATCTGCTGCGGAGAGCCTTCAGTTTTCTGACCGAAAATTGCTAGTGAGAtag